TGAGGAATAGCTGGAGAGCAATCATGGTGAAGGAAGCATAAACCTCTAGCAATGCCAGTCACAGTTCTGTACTTTGTTCCCCAGTCCTTCATTTCAATTCTCTCATCAGCCAAACTTCCATTGGGCAAGTAGTCGTACAAGAGGTAAGCCATATGGTTGTTGTAGCAAACTCCAAGCAATCTAGTCAGATTCTTATGCCTTGCATTCCCTATTTGGTTAATAAACTCCAACATCTTCTTCATTCTCTTTGCCTCCCACTCAATCTTTTTGACTGTAACAGTTATTCCTGTTGGAAGAACTGCTTTGCATACTGAGCTAGGTACTGAAGGCACAGCATCCATGGATTCTGCAGAGCTAAAGCTCCTCAAAACATCTTTAGCTGTGAACTGAGGCAGCCCACTGTAGGATATCATCTTCCACTGCCCTCTACTACCTCTGCGAAGGTAAAGTATTGCTACTATTGATAGTGTTGTGAGCATAACTACTCCAATGCAGAGTAACACAACCCATAAGAGTTTTCCACTGTGTTTGCTTCCGAACATCGCCATTGAGCGAGAACATGATTGAAGAGGTGATCCACATAGCTTTGGATTGCCAGTGAATGCACTTTTGCCCATTGTTCTAAATAATTCCTTTGAGGGAATCGAGCCGGAGATGTCGTTGAAAGATACATTCAGAAGTTGTAAGGTTGAAGAATGACTGAACTTGGTTGGTATTGGTCCAGTGAAACTGTTTTGTGAGAGATCAATGGCAGCAAGAGCAGGTAGACTAGCTAGCTCATCAGGTATATGACCTGACAAATTATTGTTTGCTAAAGCAATTGTCTCAAGTGAATGGCAATTGGAAATGGTTATTGGTACTGCTCCTGATAACTTGTTCATGTTCAACTCAATAACAATGAAAGAGTCGCAGCTTTGGAATGGAGGCAGATTACCAGAAATACCACATGAAGAAGCTGAAAAGTTTTGAAGAATTGGCAAGGTCCATGTTTTGGAAGGAATGGTTCCACCTAAGTCTGAATTATAAGAGATGTTGAAGTATTGAAGTTTGATAGCTTGGGATAAATCTTTTGGAATCCCACCACTAAACTTGTTGCTGGACAAATCAACATATGTGAGTTCAGAAAGATGGTTAAATTTCAATGGGATCTCACCTGAGAAAGAGTTATCTTCAAGCCTTATACGAACAAGTGAAGAACAATTGGAGAGAGATGGTGAAAGAGCACCAGTGAAATTATTGGAAAACAGTATCAGCTTATAAAGCTCTCCTCTTGCACAGATATCTGGTGGAATAGTGCCCATGAAATTGTTTGTGGAGACATCTACCCATTTGAGTTTTGAGTTCTTTCCTAAGCTTTGTGGAAGTTCCCCATGGAAGAAATTGTTCCATATAAGAAGTGTCTCAAGTGATGGAAGCTCTGCAATACTTTCAGGAACAGCACCACTCATGGAGTTGTACATCAGACTGAGCAGTTTAAGATTTTTCAACTCTGAGAAGCTCTCAGGGATGGAGCCAGTAATATGATTATCAGAAAGATCCAAGCTTGAAAGAGGTGAAATTCTGCCCAACTCCCATGGTATATCTCCAGTGAGCTGATTCCTGAACAGAAAGAGTGATTCTAGCTTGGTGAGATTGCTGAGCTCCTTTGGTATTGAACCAGAGAGGTTTGCACCAGCAATATCAAGATACTGAAGCTCACTCATGTTGCCCAAATGCCATGGTATACTTCCCTGATAAGAATTGTAACCAATCTCCATGTGGGTTACTGTTTTGAGCTTCCCCAGTTCTGGTGGTATGCTTCCACTGAGAAAATTCCCTGCAAGGTGGAGAAACTCAAGGTTTTTGAATGAGCCATATTCAGGTGGGATTGGTCCCCTGAAATAGCTACCAGCAAAATTTAAAGTCTGGAGTTTTTCAAGCTGGGAAACATCAGCAGGTAATGACCCTGAAAAGCTGTTACTAAAAGCATCTAGAACAACCAAGTTCTGTAGACCAGAGATTCCAGGAGGAAAGTGCCCAGAAAAGTTGTTCCTGCTAATATCCAAACTTTTAAGACTGGTCAGGTTGAAAAGTCCCAAAGGGAGTTGCCCAGAGAAAGAATTGTAACTAAGGTTGAGATCAACTAGCTTAGTGAAGACTTTGAATTGCTTCCCTGAGATTGCACCACCAAGGCTCTTTGCAGAAAGGTCTAAGGCAATAACATTAGTGGAATTTGTGTCACAAGTgacaccagaccaagaacatactgATGTTTTCCCAGGTGGGATTTCTGCAGAAGGCAAAGACCAATCATTAAGACTGTTATATTCATCTACAATCTCAGATTTTAAGCTCAAAAGCACCTCTGAGTAGAGATCAGCTGCTGAAACTACTAAGATGAACATTGATGCTGCAAGTAGATAAGAGTACAAACAATGGAAAATCTCCATTGGAACTTGCAGTTAAAGAAAATAGGCCACAAATCTTGACACCCCAAATAAAGAAAATCGGTTGTGTCAGATTATATTAAGGCCGGAATTTGTTTTGCTCAGAGAGagttagagagagagggagatgcATGGGGaatagagaaaaataaataaatggtgCATAAAAGGAGGGAATGACTGTATATGATTAGTTGAATTGAGAATATATTATTGAGCTGCTTTTGGAAGCAAGAGGGGACCCTTATGCTGTTTGTTGATTTATATGGTGTTTGCCATTAGGGAATAAAGCCTTCATATCAAGAGCTCatcttttttttgctttttccTTAAGAGTATCCAATAAGTTTCCTGCAgtggtttaattttgaattgggATTTGGACATTGTGGGACAAacctaagaaaaataatatattatccttttgtttatattttaaaattttcaaaggaGATTTGGTTTGTGTTCTTTCGGTTGATTAGGTTTGAAGGAAATGAAGGACTTTCAaggttataaaaataatatacatttacctatattaatttatctttatattccatacataataataatcatggtGAATAAAAACTTTTGTATTAAGATTATGGAGAGAATATATTACATCATGATTATGATtcctgtgaaaaaaaaaaagtgtttgttGCAGTACAGAGAATGTGGCAAAGGGGTTTTATATTGTGTTTAAACGGCTATGAAAAATCATTCTTTTACTTCATCAGAAACAATCATCAATTAGTGCAGAATAAATTCATAGTGCACGAAGGGAAAAGttctcaactttttttttatttatttatttaaaatttatcttATTCTTCACTTATGTTGTTCTACTTTATACAACCTGGTTTAATACTATTAAGTTGATAAGCTATTTTCACTTGGgcatagagaagagaagagtaGAGTAAAAGTGTTTAATAAAGTGTTGTGTGTTGTTACTATTGAAGGTAATGGGATAAAGACAAGGATATATCGATCCTTGTGAGGATTGATGAAGGTTTTGAAATGACAGAAGCAGGTGCAGAGAAGGTAAAGAAAGACTAAAAAGACAAGGAGTGTGTGATTAAAATAGAGTTAACTTTTtcttgatatatattatatggcatatttttatatttatgatgATGAGTTTTACTTTTAAGTCTTTTGTGTCCTTCAAGGACTTAAAAAGCTATCCCCATCTTTGACCATAGCAGTGACTACTCACTTCATGGGTTACATCTCTCTCTCATGAAATCAAACATGTATTATTATGCTATGCTTATCCCCATTTAATATTTTGAGGTACTTCTTGTGTGTTGAAACTTGAAAGTTGTGGGGCTGTGAAGTAAATACTATATAGTACTATACAAGTGCatttatattctttatttaatattttgagGTACTTCTTGTGTATGGAAGGTTGTGGAGAGTGGAGTAGAGtgtactattgcatactttaaaTATTTAGGAAGATTAAATAgtgaatattaataaaaattttggtTCGGAATTGTGAAATTTGTAgagttttgttttctatttctttacttttgaaaaattctttcgAATTACAGTAATCATTGTAAATATGGCTATTTGATtacattttgtttattttataaaatcatttgCTAACATACCTACAAGCCATATATACAGTTAAATGGTAAAGTGAGTTTGGAAAGTCATGATGAAATTGAATTTGTGTGTAATTGAAGGTAATTATACAGTTTGACATATTTATATCACCAATAACTATGTAATTAGAGGTAATTAAGGGATTCTAATTTTTACTTACACTCTCAAATTCTCAATGTCCCTATAAGAATTGAGTGTAATTACTCTCTGTGATTTctataaattttctattttaaaaattaactactaaaaatattattttcttgtataactactatttattttatcaaacaagatattaagaattcatatgtaattaccatctccttgtattttaaaatatagtacaattactaaactgtgtaattaccacctccttgtattttaaaatatagtacaattactaaattgtgtaattacaaCCTTcatgtattttataatataatataattactaaactgtgtaattactacttCCTTGTATTTTAAAGAGGAATGTTAATTACAACCTCTACTTCCGAAATTACAtaccgaaatattttttttcatagcggTATTCGATATAGTTACAGTATCAaccctgtaaatttttgaaaattttccaaTAGTATACAGTACCGAAAACAGAGTTCCTgatatttcaattattttatttaactgaTTTTCGTGTGTGAGTTTTaatcttaattattttatgaaatcaatttttttgtctcaaaattttaactaattgataaatataattgggttctttatattatatttgagttattgtgtgttattatttgtgtttatttattttattatagaaccatttcttttcatatttattcttcaatatttttttagaattgattcccacttttttttttttttttaaaaaaaaaaaattataaccggttttatGAAGTATTATGTGTTATGAGATATTTTGTTCTagaactagttttgtttttaatttatgtttcagtgttttaggaactgatttcctctttatttattttttaattataatcggtttgagttattgcgtgttacttgtttgtattcattatgttatataacaagttctattttagttataaccagtttgagttatttcgtgttatttgtttttattcattataacaataatagttctattttaattataactggtttaagttattttgtgttatttatttttatttattatgttacagaaccggtAATATTTCAATAATAACCGATttgagttatttatttttattcattatattatagaactggttttatttttattcatatctGAGACATCTACTTCTCGTGActtttttagtgactttttcGACGACGGTGACTTTTCCGATGACAATGACTTTTTCGTCGCTGGTAATTTTTCcagtaaaaattattattacaagttttaataaatttatttattgtttttttttcacatattttaaactttaattattttttaatcccatattttttttatattatttatttatgccatataAAAGTAAACTTTACCACATTTTTCATCATATTTACGAAAAAACTCATTTTTAATTTGCTTAGAGTTTTCTTAGGCCCCAAAAATTATTAGGGTCGGGTTTGTTTAATCATAAGgggaattttcataaatatgagaattgagagtatagtttattttttttttatggcataaataaataatgcaaaaaaaaaaaatatgagattaaaaaataattaaagtttaaaatatgagaaaataacaataaataaatttaacaaaACTTTTAATAATAAGTTCtaccggaaaagtcaccgacGCTGGAAAAATCatcggtgccgaaaaagtcaccGTCGCCGAAAAAGTCACTGTCGTAAGAAAAATCATTGAAAAAGTCACCAGAGGTAGATGTCTCAGATATAACTAAAAACAGAActggttctataacataatgaataaaaataaataactcaaactgattataattgaaatataaccggttctgtaacataattaataaaaataaataacattaaataatttaaactaattataattaaaatagaaccggttctataacattgttataatgaataaaaacaaataacacaaaataactcaaaccagttataactaaaatagaaccggttatataacataatgaatacaaacaagtaacacgtAATAACTCAATctgattacaattaaaaaacaaaGATGAAATCAATTCCTAAAATgctgaaacaaaaattaaaaataaaactagttcCACAACAAAATACCTCATAAAactgattataattttttttttaaaaaaaaaaatgggaatCAATTCCAAAAAATATTGagacataaatatgaaaagaatcGGTTCCATAGCAAAATAAATACACACAAagaataacacacaataactcaaatataatataaagaaaccgactatatttatcaactagtttaaaatttgagagacaAAAAAACTGGTTTCGTAAAACAACTAAGATAAAAATTCACACACAAAAAccagttaaataaaataactcaaacaaaaatatctattcaacaTGCTCCAACCCACTAAATAATTACACACATACCATATTTATTTACCCTCAAAATACacattcattatgttatataaccggttctattataattataactggtttgagttatttcgtgttatttatttttattcattgtaACACTGTTATAGATTtgattctattttaattataactggtttgagttattttgtgttatttatttttattcattatgttacagtaccagttatatttcaattataactagtttgaatttttttaggttatttatttttattcattatataaTAGAACTAGGTCTATTTTGTTTATATCTGCGACATTTATTTCTGGTAACTTTTTTTGGCAACGGTGACTTTTTCCGACGATGGTAACTTTTCCGGCGACGATAACTTTTCTGGTGACTTTTCCAGTGTCACTAACTTTTCCGGCGaagtttattattgttttacaaatatgaaatttctatctttttttacaaaatatagcataaaaaattccatataaatataaaaaataaaaataaaaagactcGTAACcccataatattatttatttaaaccataaaaaaaaaatcttataattttacttGTATAATTTCTACTAATCATAATCagtaaataagaaaaaagattTGTTCTATTAAAACTATGTGAAATTTACTTTTGTTTCATAAGGTAGTGACAATGGCTATGGATGCAAATGTGTTTCCATGATTCATGTTTAAGACCCTCCTAACCTTAACTTAGACAAGGACTATGACCTTCAatcaaaattatatttgacTCTCATATCCTACAAGATCTTACATACAACGGTATAAATAGACAATTAGTCTAAAATATTCTTAGTTTCAAATTTCATTATCTACCTAGTACCTACCTAGTAAGggaaagaaattaataaaattatatatacatacatagaaataaaatattaaaaaaaaaacagaaagaaaGATTGAAAATGACACCAGCCGACCAATGTGGCCGTGGGTTAAGAAGAAAAAGAACACatctttttatataaaaaataaagacaatTGAATGTGATTCCCATTAGGGCTTGATGGCTAGAAGATAGTTTATGTTTGATTTGATATCATACTCATCTAATCAAATGGAAAAGTACAATACACATATTACTAAACTAAATTATtagattattagatatgaaaatcACACCTTCTTTCTCATTTGTTATTTTGACAATTATATCCGCGAGTTCGGACACCTGCAGGTACCCACCCCTAATAGGACGGGGGCGAGGGTCGAATTTCAAGGATAAAGGCGGGTATGAGTTTAAATGTCCATACCCGAATTGAGTTCGGAGCGGGAACAAATGATAGATACCCACCTCGAtatgatatgtatatatttaaattttaaaatattaactattacatttaaaataatttcatgctttaactttttttattaattacattaataaaaCATTTCAATTTTCATGAAAATACCTGTGGTGATgcatattaataaacaaacttaACTGCTTTAAAAAAATGACACTTGACCACTTATTTTCGATTGTCAATATTGTATTTACTAACTCTATTTATTATACACACTATACtacttatatttatttttctaatgagtttttatgatttttttttaattctatttgagacatcattttttttcaataatatatatgtaatggACACCTGATGAGAATCTTTCTCCCAGCTGAGTAATCTCCGCCACGTCCCCGCTttattttaaacaaatattgagaTAGGTATGGGGCAAATTTAGGTATCGAATATAAAGGTGAGAGCAATCCCCCCACCCGCCCCGCCCCGTTTACATCCGAATTCATTATTAGAAAATGACCACTGATATCCATGGATTAGGTTGTGAATAATCCAGGGATATTTTGGGGTTGAAAATCAATGGTGAAACAGAGTCAAAATAATTATAGTGCAGAAACTAATGAAACAAAATGGATATTGATATCTTTAGCAGAGAAAGGCATCAATCATGCTGAAAAATACTgttaaaaacatatataaaaccATAAAGATAAGATTGAAAGTAGGTGGAATTAGTAAAGTGATTGAAGAAAAAGAACCCTTTTCACAATTAATTCTCTCTCTAAAATCTTTTCAGATTACTATACTTGTTTTCATTGATTAAAAATGCAAAAGCAAAATGATGATGAATGCAAGATTGGATTGTTAGTTTAAACCTTTAGTAAAGAGGGAATCTTGTGCATATGAAATTTGTGCCATTACTACAAAGACGGCTGATTGTAAATGACAATTAGTTTATAGTATAATACTGTAATAAAGAAATACACTCTTATAGTGCCATTATAGAATATAATTAATTGATATATCTGCATACATTATGAAACCATGTTTACAAGATAAGCTACAAGAAACTTGTTTAAGATTACAATGGAGCTGAATTTGGATGTAGAGAAAGGAAACAATGCTATGTACATAGAAATATTTGGCCTTgtacaaaatttataaaaatcttCCCCTAGAAATAGACACATGAAAGGGGGGGAAATGAAATTTCATACACATAATTTCAACAACCAAACACAGGCCTCATCAGGAGAATTGGATCAAGGTCATATCCTTAATAGTTAGTTGGTCATGTGACTCATGTCCAACAATCATGGAGACTTGCCAAATCCAACTTCTTTCTAAGTCAATCAAAGGTTTAGATCAACCCACTAAACCTTTATGACAAGCAATCATAGCAGCAATAATTTATGACATTTCAACTAAAGATAAACCGATAAATTATTAAACTATTATTGCATGTCCTGGCTCACTAATTATTAATACTTTACAACAGATAGTTGAAAATAATGGAGAAACCGTACCAATTGAATTTTATcataataatgatgatgatgatgattacaACAATGATGAAACCTCAAACGTCCAAATGTACAGCAGACTCGGGCTTAATCCGGTTTAGCCGAACAGTTCCAAGAATGTATTCGGGCAACTCTTCCTCTTCTTTTGCCTGCACCACATCAGAAAATATCATCTTGCTATTATGTAATACATATTTAAAAACTACCAACTTAAATGTATTATAGACAAACTGATGATTATGGTTAACCAACCAAATATTTAGAGATGCTCCTTCCTAAGCAAATAGTTACAAAGACGCATACAGTaatcttttttttccttttttttttttttgaactaggATTCCTACCTAAGCTAACAATTATAAGTAACTCGAACATCATATCTAGTAGGAGCACCATTCGAACTATCCCTATTGAaagaataaaaaagagaaaCATATTTCAGAACTCCACTGCCTTGACTTGTCACCAAGCTTCCCCTCTATAACATCTTCCTAATTACCCACTACAGAGTATTTTGACAGTTAAAACAGTAGATCGTGGACATAGA
This Cannabis sativa cultivar Pink pepper isolate KNU-18-1 chromosome 6, ASM2916894v1, whole genome shotgun sequence DNA region includes the following protein-coding sequences:
- the LOC115724565 gene encoding leucine-rich repeat receptor-like protein kinase TDR, translating into MEIFHCLYSYLLAASMFILVVSAADLYSEVLLSLKSEIVDEYNSLNDWSLPSAEIPPGKTSVCSWSGVTCDTNSTNVIALDLSAKSLGGAISGKQFKVFTKLVDLNLSYNSFSGQLPLGLFNLTSLKSLDISRNNFSGHFPPGISGLQNLVVLDAFSNSFSGSLPADVSQLEKLQTLNFAGSYFRGPIPPEYGSFKNLEFLHLAGNFLSGSIPPELGKLKTVTHMEIGYNSYQGSIPWHLGNMSELQYLDIAGANLSGSIPKELSNLTKLESLFLFRNQLTGDIPWELGRISPLSSLDLSDNHITGSIPESFSELKNLKLLSLMYNSMSGAVPESIAELPSLETLLIWNNFFHGELPQSLGKNSKLKWVDVSTNNFMGTIPPDICARGELYKLILFSNNFTGALSPSLSNCSSLVRIRLEDNSFSGEIPLKFNHLSELTYVDLSSNKFSGGIPKDLSQAIKLQYFNISYNSDLGGTIPSKTWTLPILQNFSASSCGISGNLPPFQSCDSFIVIELNMNKLSGAVPITISNCHSLETIALANNNLSGHIPDELASLPALAAIDLSQNSFTGPIPTKFSHSSTLQLLNVSFNDISGSIPSKELFRTMGKSAFTGNPKLCGSPLQSCSRSMAMFGSKHSGKLLWVVLLCIGVVMLTTLSIVAILYLRRGSRGQWKMISYSGLPQFTAKDVLRSFSSAESMDAVPSVPSSVCKAVLPTGITVTVKKIEWEAKRMKKMLEFINQIGNARHKNLTRLLGVCYNNHMAYLLYDYLPNGSLADERIEMKDWGTKYRTVTGIARGLCFLHHDCSPAIPHGDLTSNNIFFDENMEPHLAEFGINYLLELNKDSFSKRETGEFSGNIKEKLTMDIYNFGEILLEILSNSNWTKMKNNAGTSMKNKPMEVVLTEVLKENEVDSNSSIEEEIKLVLEVALLCTSSPNDRPSMEEVLKLLSGLNPQSK